Below is a genomic region from Rana temporaria chromosome 3, aRanTem1.1, whole genome shotgun sequence.
TGCTCCAAACTGAGATTGATGGCGGTGTGCAATATTCTCCATTTATTGGCAAGAATTCCAAATGCACACTCTACTACTCGACGTGCCCTAGTGAGCCGAtaattaaatattcttttatcATTGCTCAGCGCTCTACTTGAGAATGGTCGAAGAAGATTTTTACCAAGGGCAAACGCTTCGTCCCCTACAAAAACAAATGGGAGGGCTGGCTCATTTGTTCCGGGCAAGGAGGAATCGTTTGGTAAATCCAGACTATTCGCCCTTATCATTCTCCCAAATGTGGAATGATTAAATACACCAGAATCAGAGCTGCTACCATAAGCACCCACATCAATATAAATGAAATTATATTTGGCATCTACCACTGCCATTAATACaaacgaaaaatattttttataattaaaaaactgaCTCCCACTATCAAATGGCCTCAGGATGCGTATGTGCTTGCCATCGATGGCTCCCACACAGTTTGGAAAATTACATCTCTCCCAGAATTCATCTGATATCTTCAACCAATCTTCTTTTGTAGGCTTTTCGAAGACCAATGGTTTTAGTACATTCCATATAACAAGGCATGTTTCATGTACAATGCCAGATATAGTTGATTTTCCAACCTTAAACTCATAGTGGAGACTTCCAAATGAATTTCCTGTAGCTAGGTACCTTGAACAAATaagaaatattaaataattattatcttctcttttttacagTGGTATACATCAAGAATCGTTGGCGAAGCATGCGTGATGCCTTCAAGAAATACAACAAACATCTAAGAGAAGTGAGGAGTGGCTCGGGGGCACCAGCTAGAGTACCCTATATGTATGCAGAGGACCTTGCCTTCTTGAAACCACTCATAGAGATGAGAGAGTAAGTTATCCTCTACATC
It encodes:
- the LOC120932293 gene encoding protein ANTAGONIST OF LIKE HETEROCHROMATIN PROTEIN 1-like; its protein translation is MCAALPMIMPTVVAATAAILMEVERRRRRSRRRRYWVHPIIANRDERGQFIILYEDLRGHEDKFFNYTRMSITSFDELLGLTYHSLERQNTCFRASIQPAQRLLITLRYLATGNSFGSLHYEFKVGKSTISGIVHETCLVIWNVLKPLVFEKPTKEDWLKISDEFWERCNFPNCVGAIDGKHIRILRPFDSGSQFFNYKKYFSFVLMAVVDAKYNFIYIDVGAYGSSSDSGVFNHSTFGRMIRANSLDLPNDSSLPGTNEPALPFVFVGDEAFALGKNLLRPFSSRALSNDKRIFNYRLTRARRVVECAFGILANKWRILHTAINLSLEHAVSAVKTACALHNYVRERDGIDYEDSMMHNMEAAQWSLTRGTSSGKLIRDQFLNYFLSPAGELPWQMQAI